A stretch of the Thunnus thynnus chromosome 7, fThuThy2.1, whole genome shotgun sequence genome encodes the following:
- the si:zfos-464b6.2 gene encoding uncharacterized protein si:zfos-464b6.2, protein MDHNLMRKLKQKVRHLTFGVILIFISLILMLNLWTDRKNEVTVPRPLPAKCARKHVPQEQKVPFVEVIGTKTLLLSAYMEHRRGKQVRVIAVVLRNETPVYRCQFCCNDKLHTSEGVSEIHSDHFGFAYGTADIMCPIPSHCETPSHVAVSNVATNYEDLRHNLFLEVKNQKVESVSLTYNFTTCISTMFNFTNVLQMVQSLEMMRLLGVDRVVVYKSSCSPETQRVLDYYTKKGLIEVIPWTIASYLKPSQGWLPSHGPGDLHYYGQIAALTDCLYRYMYQTRYVALQDIDELILPQSVNSWFELLPLLEEKYGVDRCYMFENNVFPNTLPLPASENLPSESLNWHKVPGVNILEHLHHEPIIGQTQYSNFKIIVNPRAVYRPTVHGLLDSEKGCSWIDRNIARMQHTRPAVQQKLKPEQLIFDNRLLSYSARLTSAVNTVLTETEFLQNQDEST, encoded by the exons GAAGAATGAGGTCACGGTGCCAAGACCACTGCCAGCAAAATGTGCAAGAAAACATG TTCCTCAGGAACAAAAGGTGCCCTTTGTGGAGGTCATCGGGACAAAGACGCTGCTGTTATCGGCTTATATGGAGCACCGCAGAGGAAAACAG GTCCGCGTCATTGCAGTAGTGCTGAGGAACGAGACACCAGTCTATCGCTGCCAATTTTGTTGCAACGACAAACTGCACACCTCTGAAGGCGTCAGCGAAATCCACAGTGACCACTTTGGCTTCGCGTACGGGACAGCGGACATCATGTGTCCTATCCCCTCGCACTGTGAGACGCCCTCTCATGTTGCTGTGTCCAATGTTGCAACCAACTATGAAG ATTTACGTCACAACCTGTTTTTGGAGGTGAAGAACCAGAAAGTGGAAAGTGTCTCCTTAACTTACAACTTCACCACCTGCATTTCCACCATGTTTAATTTCACCAACGTTCTGCAG ATGGTCCAGAGTTTGGAAATGATGCGGTTACTGGGGGTGGACAGAGTTGTCGTCTATAAGAGCAGCTGCAGCCCCGAAACACAGCGCGTACTGGACTACTACACAAAAAAAG GTTTAATAGAAGTGATTCCTTGGACGATAGCCAGTTATCTGAAGCCGTCTCAAGGCTGGCTGCCTTCACACGGTCCAGGTGACCTCCACTACTACGGCCAGATCGCTGCTCTCACTGACTGTCTCTACAGATACATGTACCAAACCAGATATGTGGCCCTGCAGGATATAGATGAGCTCATACTGCCTCAGTCTGTCAACAG CTGGTTTgagctgctgccgctgctggaggagaaataCGGCGTCGACAGGTGTTATATGTTTGAGAATAACGTGTTCCCCAACACGCTGCCTCTTCCAGCCTCCGAAAATCTGCCCTCAGAGAGCCTCAACTGGCACAAAGTGCCCGGGGTGAACATCCTGGAACACCTTCACCACGAACCCATCATAGGACAGACTCAATACAGCAACTTCAAGATCATCGTTAACCCCCGAGCCGTCTACCGTCCCACCGTCCACGGACTGCTGGACTCAGAGAAAGGCTGCTCCTGGATTGACAGGAATATCGCTCGGATGCAACACACAAG acCTGCCGTACAACAGAAGCTGAAACCGGAACAGCTGATTTTTGACAACAGACTGCTGAGCTACAGCGCTCGCCTCACGTCGGCAGTCAACACTGTTCTCACAGAGACCGAGTTTCTACAAAACCAAGACGAGTCAACTTGA